A region of the Thiomicrorhabdus sp. genome:
GATTAAAATCATATCAATCTTATCCATTACGTGATCTAGGTATGATAAAGAAGTTGCTGGGTTAAATACTAAACCTGCTTTTAGGCCAGCGTTTTTGATTAGCCCTAAGTCACCATCAATATGCTCAGTGGCTTCTGGGTGAAAAGTAATAATATCTGCACCCGCAGAAGCAAAATCACCAATAATTCGACTAACAGGCTTAACCATTAAGTGTGCATCGATCGGTGCGTTTACGCCTTCTTTAACCATAAAGTTTTTTAGCGATTCACACACTAATGGCCCAATAGTTAGGTTAGGAACATAGTGATTGTCCATTACATCAAAATGCACTACGTCTGCACCTGCAGCAATCACGTCTTTTACATCTGTACCTAACTGAGCAAAGTCAGCAGATAGGATTGAAGGAGCAATCCAATTTTCTTGTTTAGCCATGTTTACACACCTTATATCTGTAAATGTTTAAAAAATAATTCGTGCATTCTACCAGCATCCTATAGAATGGGCAAAAAATTGACGTAAAATTAGAGTGAATTACAACCTTGCAAAACCTTGGTATTATCAAGCTCTAATCAGACTTTGAAGCTAATAAATATTTTATTAAAATCATACACCATGTTAATCATGGCTTAGCTTAATCAAAAGCCTAATTGCTAGAATTTAATTTTGGAAAGAATATGGATATTGAAGAACTGAACGATTCACCTGTAAGACCAGATAAAGAACAGGTTTCTAAACCTGAGATTGCCTTTAAAAAAAGCATTCATTTCATTGAATTTATAGGTCTGATTATTATTGCAATCGCCACCGTTTTTGCTGGATTTGATGCGGTAAAAACAATGTTTATTGCTGGCAAAGTCTCATTAGGTGACTTACTACTATTATTTCTATACTTAGAAGTATTAGCCATGGTTGCTATCTACCTAGATTCAGGTAAATTACCCGTAAGATTGCCACTCTACATTGCCATTGTTGCTCTAGCTCGATACCTCATTTTAGACATGAAAGATCTTAGCGAGTGGCAAATGCTCGCCGTTGCTGGCACAATCACGCTTATTACTCTATCTACCCTGATTTTAAGATATGGTCATATTCGTTACCCGTACCCAACAATCAAACGTACAAAAAAAAGCTAATCAAGACATAGATATACAGGAATTTTTATGCAAGCACTTTATGAATCTAGCTTAACAAGCCTACCTCTTATTAATAAGGGGAAAGTTCGAGACATCTATGATATTGATGATAATCATTTATTGATTGTTACCACGGATAGAATTTCTGCATACGATGCAATCTTACCGACACCCATCCCAGGTAAAGGACGCATCTTGACCGAAACTGCCCAGTTTTGGATGAAAAAAATGCAAGACATCGTGCCAAACCAATTAGCCGAAGGCATGAATTTGGCAGACTATTTAACGCCTGATGAGCTTAAGCAGCTCGATGGTCGTGGCATGATTGTTAAAAAGCTTAAACCGTTACCCGTTGAAGCGATTGTACGTGGCTATTTAGTAGGTTCTGGTTGGAAAGAGTACAAAAAGACGCAAAGTGTTTGCGGCATTGCCTTACCAAAAGGTCTAAAACAAGCAGCTAAACTACCAGAACCTTTATTTACACCATCAACCAAAGCCGAACAAGGCGATCATGATGAAAATATCAGTTTTGAACAACTGGTTGAAATTATGGGCGAAGAAAAGTCAAAAGCCGTTCGTGATTTAAGCCTAAAGCTATACACCACTGCGGCAGAATTTGCTTTAGAACGTGGAATTATTATTGCCGATACCAAATTTGAATTTGGCGAAGATGATAAAGGGACTATCCACTTAATCGATGAAGCCTTAACTCCAGACAGTTCACGCTTTTGGCCAGCTTCAAGTTATGAAGTAGGCAGTAACCCACCAAGCTTTGACAAACAGTTTATTCGTGATTACTTAGACAGCCTTGATTGGGATAAAAACCCTGCCACAGGCCCAGAATTGCCTGAAGAAGTGGTTTGCCAAACCTATGACAAATACCGTGAAGCTCAATCGCGTTTAATTGAAAACTTATAAAGTTAATAAAAAACATATGAAGCTAATATGCCTTTTGTAAAGCAAGTTCATCTTTAATATGCCTTTAAAAACACCTATTGATTCACCTTTTTTTAAAGCCACCAATCGTTTTACCAGGCCTGGTAAAACAGTAAGTGGTTTTTTTATTACTGGCACAGACACAGATGTTGGCAAAACCTATGCATCTGGTTGTATTGCTCATACCTTAATAAGCAACGGTATAAAGGTTATTCCTCGTAAACCCATAGCCTCGGGCTGTATCAAACAAGCCGACGGCAGTTTAGTCAGTGGCGATGCTCTATTTTTAAAGCAAGCTTGTGAATCTTCCGATCCCATCAGCACTCTTTGTCGCTACCAATTTGAACCACCCGTTTCCCCTCAATTGGCTATAGAACAAGCAGGCCTGTTTATTTCTACTGACGATTTAGTAAAGGCATGTGATCTTCCCCAAACACCGCCAGAAAATACACAGTATTTAGTTGAAGGTGCAGGTGGATTTTTTTCCCCACTGTGTTCTGATGGTTTAAACCAAGATTTAGCCAAGGCTCTTAATTTACCGGTTATTTTGGTGGTTAAAAACCAGCTTGGTTGCATAAACCACACCTTACTTACCCTTCACGCTATTGAACAAGCAGGCTTGCAAACCCTATGCATTGTGCTTAATTTTGCAGACCAAACCAATCACCTAAAAGGCATAGAAAACTGGACAGACATTCCAATTATTAATTTGCCAATCTGTAAAAACTACACGCCATCGCCTGTCATTATTTCTGAATTTTTATCGTTAATTTAAACAACTGTAAACCTATTCAAAGCCATGTTTTATCTTCAAAACGCTCACTCTCTTTGAATACACCTCACCACCTATAAACAGAATATTTTAAGCATAATTAAACTCAATCATGCTACCTAAAAATATGCAGTATCATCTGTATATATCGTATTTTTTAGTATATTCAGCCCATTTTCCGTACAGCGACGTATGTGATAATTTTTAGGATATAAAGCCTCCTTAATGCAGTCAGCCTCTCTTCCTTTTAGATATATTGTTTATGTACTTTTAGCATTATGGCTAAAGCCAGCAATTGGTTTTGCCAGCACAAACACTTACACAGATTTTGAGCAATCTATATTTGAATCACCTTTTGTGAAGTTGGATGAAATTACTGGAACGGTTATAGGCCAAGGCTTTACCGACCAAGCGCTATTGAAAAACTCGGTTTATGGCTTATTGGAGTTGAAAAAAACGTTAAACGACACTGAACTAGAAATAGGCCTAGCTTTTGATAGCATCGATAACCAGCCTAAAATCAATACGCTTTCTTACACACATTATTTTGATGACTATGAAATAAAAATAGGTAAGTTCGTTTCAAAGATTGGGGTCCTTGATTTTTTCAGCTGCATTGATGTCTTAAATACAACCCGAATTCAATATTACGATGAAGAGAATATTAATCTTCGTCAAAGACCATCTTTACTTGGGCAATTTAATTATTTTTTAGATGAAAACAGCACACTCAATTTCATTGTGGCTCCCTATGATGACAACCGACGAGATTACGTAAATCAATCCATTGGTCTTTCCTTAAATATTGGCGTACCGTATTACCTTCTAAATAGCGGTAATAGCACCATAGACCTTATCGCTAAACCCATTCTGTTACCTGTCTATAACCAAGGAG
Encoded here:
- a CDS encoding phosphate-starvation-inducible PsiE family protein, whose product is MDIEELNDSPVRPDKEQVSKPEIAFKKSIHFIEFIGLIIIAIATVFAGFDAVKTMFIAGKVSLGDLLLLFLYLEVLAMVAIYLDSGKLPVRLPLYIAIVALARYLILDMKDLSEWQMLAVAGTITLITLSTLILRYGHIRYPYPTIKRTKKS
- the bioD gene encoding dethiobiotin synthase; the encoded protein is MPLKTPIDSPFFKATNRFTRPGKTVSGFFITGTDTDVGKTYASGCIAHTLISNGIKVIPRKPIASGCIKQADGSLVSGDALFLKQACESSDPISTLCRYQFEPPVSPQLAIEQAGLFISTDDLVKACDLPQTPPENTQYLVEGAGGFFSPLCSDGLNQDLAKALNLPVILVVKNQLGCINHTLLTLHAIEQAGLQTLCIVLNFADQTNHLKGIENWTDIPIINLPICKNYTPSPVIISEFLSLI
- a CDS encoding phosphoribosylaminoimidazolesuccinocarboxamide synthase, with protein sequence MQALYESSLTSLPLINKGKVRDIYDIDDNHLLIVTTDRISAYDAILPTPIPGKGRILTETAQFWMKKMQDIVPNQLAEGMNLADYLTPDELKQLDGRGMIVKKLKPLPVEAIVRGYLVGSGWKEYKKTQSVCGIALPKGLKQAAKLPEPLFTPSTKAEQGDHDENISFEQLVEIMGEEKSKAVRDLSLKLYTTAAEFALERGIIIADTKFEFGEDDKGTIHLIDEALTPDSSRFWPASSYEVGSNPPSFDKQFIRDYLDSLDWDKNPATGPELPEEVVCQTYDKYREAQSRLIENL